A single genomic interval of Mustelus asterias chromosome 13, sMusAst1.hap1.1, whole genome shotgun sequence harbors:
- the LOC144502263 gene encoding immunoglobulin lambda-1 light chain-like: MEAYYIAGSMIAACLHSSGDRKQEVAVNDRFQMRSNKGRNKVLRVHRRWCAAPVTAISLQGARFDVTLGHSGASRVRTHRVLPGAEERARKRDKEEEEYGEQREPGRCNGTNGDPVLTQPQSISTSPRETVKIACIMSGGSISSHYASWYWQKPSSAPVLGWDEEDETAPDISDRFTGSVESSTNKIQLTITNVQSADAGYYYCCAASGRWIFGRGTKLILYNPQSPIISVLPPSLDQITTKNTATLACFVNGFNPGAVENEWIVDGSVRGNGVETSRIQQEADNTFSVSSYLTLSASEWNSHELYSCLVKYETQANPLLKLLRDPAVSDSRPRCIYLLYY; this comes from the exons ATGGAAGCCTATTATATTGCAGGGTCAATGATTGCAGCTTGCCTACATAGCTCAGGGGACAGAAAACAGGAAGTAGCGGTGAATGATCGATTTCAGATGAGAAGCAACAAAGGGAGAAATAAAG TCCTGCGCGTGCACAGGCGCTGGTGCGCAGCCCCAGTGACGGCAATAAGCTTACAAGGAGCGCGCTTCGACGTGACGTTGGGACATTCAGGGGCGAGCAGAGTCAGAACGCACCGGGTCCTGCCAGGGGCAGAGGAGCGGGCACGAAAAAGAGATAAGGAAGAGGAAGAATACGGAGAGCAGAGGGAACCGGGGCGGTGCAACG GTACAAATGGGGACCCTGTCCTGACTCAGCCACAATCCATTTCAACATCCCCGCGGGAAACCGTCAAGATCGCCTGCATCATGTCCGGAGGTAGCATCAGCAGTCACTACGCGAGCTGGTACTGGCAGAAACCCAGCAGCGCTCCTGTATTGGGCTGGGACGAGGAAGACGAAACCGCACCGGATATCTCTGATCGATTTACTGGGTCTGTGGAATCATCGACTAACAAGATACAATTGACCATCACCAACGTGCAATCAGCGGACGCCGGATATTATTACTGTTGTGCAGCAAGCGGAAGATGGATCTTCGGGAGAGGAACGAAGCTGATCCTGTACA ATCCACAGAGCCCCATTATCTCTGTCCTTCCGCCGTCATTAGATCAAATCACAACGAAGAACACGGCGACCCTGGCGTGTTTTGTGAACGGTTTTAACCCGGGAGCTGTGGAGAATGAATGGATTGTAGATGGCAGCGTCAGAGGGAATGGCGTTGAAACGAGTCGGATCCAGCAGGAGGCAGACAACACGTTCAGTGTGAGCAGTTATTTGACTCTGTCAGCCTCAGAGTGGAACTCACACGAACTTTACTCCTGTCTGGTCAAATACGAGACTCAGGCAAACCCGCTTCTAAAACTATTGCGTGATCCAGCTGTATCTGATTCCAGACCTCGATGCATTTATCTGTTATACTATTAG